Sequence from the Arthrobacter pigmenti genome:
GCTTTCACGGTTTCGAGTCCAAGCCTTGCCGCCTCCTGAGCCACAGGGCTCGGCGTCAGGACCTTCTTCCGACCCACCGGCGCATCCTGGCGCGTGAGAACTGCCGCAACATGGTGGCCTGCACGGAGAAGCTCAGTCAGTGACGGCACTGCCACGTCCGGTGTGCCCGCGAACAACACCCTCACCGGCTGCCGCCCTTGTCCTGGCTGAGTAACGGACCAGTACCGAAGGCCGAGCCCACTGACGCGGACCTCTTTTCGACTGTCTCCTGGGTAACTGATCGATAGTGCGCATTCCGCAGTGCCTGCATCGCGCGGCTACGCTCCTTACCTTCCAACCGGTCGATATAGAGCCGCCCATCCAGATGGTCTGTTTCATGCTGGAAGCAACGGGCGAGCATGCCGGTGGCTTCCAACTCAAGCGGAGATCCCGAGGCGTCATATCCCCGCAACCGGACCTGCGCTGCCCGCGGCAACTCAGACCCGATTCCGGGAACCGACAGGCATCCCTCCTGGTCACCCGACTGTATTGACTCTCCCAGGGTCAATACAGGGTTGATGACATGCCCTTCCACGCCATCCACCGCATAGGTGAATATGCGGAGCCCGACGCCTACCTGGGGGCCCGCCAAGCCGGCCCCGTTCACGCTGTGCATAGTCTCGGACATGTTCTGGACCAGCCGCACGAGATCGGGACCGAAGCCCACCACCTCAGCCGCCGGTGTGCGCAGCACAGGATC
This genomic interval carries:
- the def gene encoding peptide deformylase, whose translation is MAVLSIRMIGDPVLRTPAAEVVGFGPDLVRLVQNMSETMHSVNGAGLAGPQVGVGLRIFTYAVDGVEGHVINPVLTLGESIQSGDQEGCLSVPGIGSELPRAAQVRLRGYDASGSPLELEATGMLARCFQHETDHLDGRLYIDRLEGKERSRAMQALRNAHYRSVTQETVEKRSASVGSAFGTGPLLSQDKGGSR